In Candidatus Ancaeobacter aquaticus, one DNA window encodes the following:
- a CDS encoding four helix bundle protein has protein sequence MRTKSFKDLIVWQRSYELVLNIYKITNSFPKCETYGLAQQMRRCSVSIPSNIAEGYGRNHDKEYKQFLSVAYGSLCELETQYLLSFDLKYSQKSDNIESLMKEVGGMLYCMIKKIAHSNRVI, from the coding sequence ATGAGGACAAAATCGTTTAAAGATCTTATAGTGTGGCAAAGGTCGTATGAGCTGGTGTTGAATATATATAAAATTACCAACAGTTTTCCAAAATGTGAAACATATGGATTGGCACAGCAGATGCGGCGGTGTTCCGTATCTATTCCTTCTAACATAGCCGAAGGTTATGGAAGGAATCACGATAAAGAATATAAGCAGTTTTTGTCTGTTGCCTATGGTTCATTATGTGAGCTGGAGACACAATATTTATTATCGTTCGATTTAAAATATTCACAGAAAAGTGATAATATAGAAAGTTTAATGAAAGAAGTCGGAGGAATGCTTTATTGTATGATAAAAAAAATAGCACATAGCAATCGAGTAATATAG
- a CDS encoding response regulator, with protein MAKKVLVIEDSPTEAAIVKDLLVGEGLEADISQNGEEGLKKARQMKPDLIMLDINLPGMNGYDVCKKLREDSRVGDPIIIMLSIRSKMDDINKAFNAGANDYIIKPPMPEFIVKKVKLYLGIK; from the coding sequence ATGGCAAAAAAAGTACTTGTTATAGAAGATAGTCCTACGGAAGCGGCGATCGTAAAAGACCTTCTTGTGGGAGAGGGGCTGGAAGCTGATATTTCCCAGAATGGTGAAGAGGGCCTGAAAAAGGCCCGGCAGATGAAACCTGATCTGATTATGCTGGATATAAATTTACCTGGCATGAATGGATATGATGTTTGTAAAAAGCTAAGAGAAGACAGCAGAGTAGGAGATCCAATAATTATAATGCTTTCAATTAGGAGTAAAATGGATGATATCAATAAGGCCTTTAATGCGGGAGCGAATGATTACATTATAAAACCGCCTATGCCTGAATTCATAGTAAAGAAAGTAAAATTATACCTGGGAATAAAATGA